In one window of Verrucomicrobiia bacterium DNA:
- a CDS encoding ATP-binding cassette domain-containing protein: MADTLPKKESSVCVKLEAADLGLEGWDDKPLLKGVNLQVNTGEFWVAGGMHRSGKSTLLASVAMLQKPLAGKIEVFGVDPWKVDEAKLMKQRLRVGLVFEAGARLLHKLSIAENVALPLCYHQDCRMEEAQERVAELLKFTGVETMARQLPGGLTRTYRQRANLARALAMSPELLLLDNPLAGMDFSERAWWRETVTDLGRGHPIVGNRPMTIIVVTNHLTPWVAEDRHFALLHENTWRQIGGMAELHASRETSLRDVLDEKLKD; the protein is encoded by the coding sequence ATGGCTGACACCCTGCCCAAAAAAGAATCATCGGTCTGTGTGAAGCTGGAAGCAGCGGATCTGGGCCTGGAAGGCTGGGATGACAAGCCGCTGTTGAAGGGGGTGAATTTGCAGGTGAACACCGGCGAATTCTGGGTGGCAGGGGGGATGCACCGGAGCGGCAAGAGCACGTTGCTGGCTTCCGTGGCCATGTTGCAGAAGCCTTTGGCCGGAAAAATCGAGGTCTTCGGTGTGGACCCCTGGAAAGTAGACGAGGCGAAATTGATGAAGCAACGCTTGCGCGTGGGGCTGGTCTTCGAGGCTGGCGCACGCTTGCTGCACAAGCTGTCTATCGCCGAAAATGTGGCGTTGCCACTGTGCTATCATCAAGACTGCCGGATGGAAGAGGCACAGGAACGGGTTGCCGAACTGCTCAAGTTCACGGGCGTGGAAACCATGGCCCGTCAACTGCCAGGTGGACTGACGCGGACCTACCGCCAACGGGCCAACCTGGCACGCGCATTGGCCATGTCACCAGAGTTGCTCTTACTGGACAATCCGCTCGCGGGCATGGATTTCAGCGAGCGTGCCTGGTGGCGCGAGACGGTAACTGACTTGGGGCGAGGACATCCGATTGTCGGGAACCGTCCGATGACGATCATCGTGGTGACGAACCACTTGACCCCCTGGGTCGCAGAAGATCGGCATTTTGCCTTGTTGCATGAGAACACATGGCGGCAGATCGGCGGAATGGCGGAATTGCACGCCAGCCGTGAAACGTCCCTGCGCGATGTGCTGGATGAAAAATTAAAAGACTGA
- a CDS encoding MlaD family protein — protein MALQDLTPRLRTRLSRLEWTVGLFVALATLLLLTGFALYFRNTAEKRGWFKTKVTYFTFVSSAAGLKVGDPIKLMGFEAGNITAIRAQPPEDAWFNVYVEFEVMEPHFGYLWTTGSVAKVAADGFLGNRYIEVTKGTGGTATYEQKQVTNWFFGQRVKTVATSIWNPNALGKDKGAYEPRKLDSKYWLPVEEAPAINDRLEKLAKQVEDALPNILNLTNQLAATLNSSSAAMSNANNIVVDIRPVASNIVFITENLKNPKGSLGEWLIPTNISGELELTITAAKNTLTNANVVMTQLDKTLVTANTTVGSVNQIVTNANDHVALLVSNLNVSLTHLASITSNLNAQVQANTNILSEISSTVTNADIMLQGLRKHWFLRGAFKEDKPKDENRSKGTNAPTRGPLIPKVREQWQ, from the coding sequence ATGGCCTTGCAGGATCTGACACCCCGGCTGCGTACCCGGTTAAGCCGTCTCGAATGGACGGTGGGCCTCTTTGTGGCGTTGGCGACTTTGCTGTTGTTGACGGGCTTCGCCCTTTACTTCCGGAACACGGCGGAGAAGCGCGGCTGGTTCAAAACGAAGGTGACGTATTTCACGTTTGTGAGCTCAGCGGCGGGGCTAAAAGTGGGTGATCCCATCAAGCTCATGGGATTCGAAGCGGGCAATATCACTGCCATCCGCGCCCAGCCGCCGGAGGATGCCTGGTTCAACGTCTATGTGGAATTTGAAGTCATGGAGCCGCACTTCGGCTATCTCTGGACGACCGGTTCCGTGGCAAAAGTGGCGGCTGACGGTTTTCTCGGAAATCGCTACATCGAAGTGACCAAAGGCACCGGCGGCACGGCGACTTACGAGCAGAAACAGGTGACCAACTGGTTTTTCGGGCAACGAGTCAAGACCGTCGCCACCTCCATCTGGAATCCCAATGCACTCGGAAAAGACAAAGGCGCCTACGAACCCAGAAAACTGGACTCAAAGTATTGGCTGCCCGTGGAAGAGGCCCCCGCCATCAATGACCGGTTGGAAAAACTCGCCAAACAGGTGGAAGATGCGCTGCCGAACATCCTGAACCTGACGAACCAGCTCGCAGCCACGCTGAACAGCAGCAGCGCGGCGATGTCGAATGCGAACAACATCGTGGTGGATATCCGTCCCGTGGCCTCCAACATCGTCTTCATAACCGAAAACCTCAAAAATCCCAAGGGGTCTTTGGGTGAATGGCTGATCCCGACGAATATCAGCGGTGAACTGGAACTCACCATCACCGCCGCCAAGAACACGTTGACGAACGCCAATGTGGTCATGACGCAACTGGACAAGACATTGGTCACGGCGAACACCACCGTCGGTTCCGTGAACCAGATCGTGACAAATGCGAACGATCATGTGGCATTGCTGGTCTCAAACTTGAACGTGTCCCTGACACACCTTGCTTCCATCACCAGCAATCTGAACGCGCAGGTCCAGGCGAACACGAACATCCTCTCGGAAATATCCTCCACTGTGACGAATGCCGACATCATGCTGCAGGGACTGCGCAAACATTGGTTCCTGCGGGGTGCCTTCAAAGAAGACAAGCCGAAGGATGAGAACAGGAGCAAGGGAACCAATGCGCCCACACGCGGGCCCTTGATACCCAAGGTGCGGGAACAGTGGCAGTGA